The proteins below come from a single Fimbriimonadia bacterium genomic window:
- a CDS encoding thioredoxin fold domain-containing protein — MTKIGTALAGLVALAAMAAAADEIQWEKSFKPALEKAKKENKALMVDFYTDWCGWCKRLDADTYPAPAVVALSKRMVNIKIDAEKGEGVDLAKKYDIHGYPTILFLDGSGKVVGRIGGYMPAEPFAAEVTRILDDFRDFPDIKKKADANPNDVASNARLAAILASRGDIKEAEKRLKVAESADAKSALLARAYNAVGDHWQSAEEYEKARGYFEKATKVAKGGYDLAYARISIAACFFSEDKMLEAKPYVQAILDQEDAPKDLKDSAKRMLEAIGP, encoded by the coding sequence ATGACGAAGATAGGGACGGCCCTCGCCGGCTTGGTTGCCCTCGCGGCCATGGCGGCGGCCGCAGACGAGATCCAGTGGGAGAAGAGTTTCAAGCCTGCACTGGAGAAGGCCAAGAAAGAGAACAAGGCGCTGATGGTGGACTTCTACACCGACTGGTGCGGCTGGTGCAAGAGGCTCGATGCCGACACCTACCCGGCGCCTGCGGTGGTCGCGCTCTCGAAGCGCATGGTCAACATCAAGATTGACGCCGAGAAGGGCGAGGGCGTGGACCTCGCCAAGAAGTACGATATCCACGGCTACCCGACGATTCTGTTCCTGGACGGGTCCGGCAAGGTGGTTGGACGGATTGGCGGCTACATGCCGGCAGAACCCTTCGCCGCCGAAGTGACCCGAATACTGGACGACTTCCGCGACTTCCCGGACATCAAGAAGAAGGCGGACGCCAACCCGAACGACGTGGCGTCCAACGCGCGCCTCGCTGCCATTCTCGCAAGCCGTGGGGACATCAAAGAGGCCGAGAAGCGCCTGAAGGTGGCTGAATCCGCAGATGCCAAGAGCGCCTTGCTGGCCCGTGCCTACAATGCCGTCGGCGATCACTGGCAGTCGGCGGAGGAGTACGAGAAGGCCCGCGGCTATTTCGAGAAGGCGACGAAGGTCGCCAAGGGTGGCTATGACCTGGCTTACGCGCGAATCAGCATCGCCGCCTGCTTCTTCTCGGAGGACAAGATGCTGGAGGCCAAGCCCTACGTACAGGCCATCTTGGACCAGGAAGACGCCCCGAAGGACCTGAAGGACAGCGCCAAGCGCATGCTCGAAGCCATCGGCCCGTAA